From Penicillium psychrofluorescens genome assembly, chromosome: 1, one genomic window encodes:
- a CDS encoding uncharacterized protein (ID:PFLUO_000253-T1.cds;~source:funannotate) codes for MSLWQYIYHKCFAVILRTLTRIHGVVRRVSVRPDEVRTISSRDVGRTLTVHVYRSGASSGPSPVLLNWHGSGFMVPFQGSDDEYCRRVSRETRYTVLDLPYRKAPEHPFPAALHDAEDAVNYVLGRPDEFDLSDVSISGFSAGGNLALALSATLFPPATFRSLVAMYPPLDLLTDSGAKVAPDPSGRVIPVPVARIFSNAYAPTQYDRRDPRISPKFAPLENFPRRLLMITASGDSLAPEAEDFAHRLQQQPGWHVVSKRMEGCNHAWDKQQPKPGTLQHQAKDDAYNLAIEMLNG; via the coding sequence ATGTCTCTCTGGCAATATATTTACCACAAATGCTTCGCGGTGATTCTCCGTACCCTCACTCGGATCCACGGGGTCGTCCGGCGGGTCTCAGTGCGCCCAGATGAAGTGCGCACCATTTCATCCCGGGATGTGGGCAGAACCCTTACGGTGCACGTATACCGCTCCGGGGCGTCTTCAGGTCCCTCGCCCGTCCTGCTCAACTGGCATGGGAGTGGATTCATGGTTCCTTTCCAAGGCAGTGACGATGAATACTGTCGGCGCGTGAGCCGCGAAACCAGATACACCGTGCTAGACTTGCCCTATCGCAAAGCCCCCGAACACCCGTTCCCCGCGGCACTCCACGACGCCGAGGACGCCGTCAACTACGTTCTAGGCCGACCGGACGAATTCGACCTCAGCGATGTATCGATCTCGGGATTCAGCGCAGGAGGCAATCTCGCCCTGGCGCTCTCCGCAACGTTGTTTCCGCCTGCTACGTTCCGCTCCCTAGTCGCAATGTACCCGCCTCTCGATCTGCTCACCGACTCTGGAGCCAAGGTCGCACCAGATCCGTCCGGGCGGGTGATACCCGTTCCTGTTGCGCGCATCTTCAGCAATGCCTATGCGCCCACTCAATACGATAGACGCGATCCGCGCATCTCACCGAAGTTTGCGCCGTTGGAGAACTTCCCGCGCCGCCTGCTGATGATTACCGCGTCCGGCGACTCCCTTGCCCCCGAAGCAGAGGACTTTGCACAccggctccagcagcagccgggcTGGCATGTAGTCTCGAAGCGCATGGAGGGCTGCAATCATGCATGGGATAAGCAGCAACCAAAGCCGGGCACGCTGCAGCaccaggccaaggacgaTGCGTACAATCTGGCCATCGAGATGCTGAACGGGTAG
- a CDS encoding uncharacterized protein (ID:PFLUO_000254-T1.cds;~source:funannotate), whose product MEPSPTALGPILDEGQYRWAVLQQPSAEAEEARAQQLADEARQLGLKVPEIEASAPLAASIASGMVDLSSPVVSSGSSTDRNSICGDITPSREPASHSPSPLDPVVSSFSEITFASSERVKPSSTRSLASLSTRPTSYCSSEGKANHHGGSSYNQSEWFAARKAKRGSMLSIASFASSSDKKEKRRSSLKEAIGRIYFRRKRATSAVVLPPESRVTVSKGENGSVERIYLESKPDPSQRPGTAPGGNADDSFLQLEIPVFDKEALQRSVDDPQLSEMSERHRLERNRHVAFQEASLSLLRRRHQAVFIARQSENRRLVEEQGEKNIAVAARIEERQLAIELEQQREFERAKINSRTRIKHMEGYFRNASPPPPCSPTAPATESSESIPSSDMTTPSPARRFTRQHMEQLEQQYHDHETMDALHDARLKVLRERQELKLQEAIARMEQELEKMGQQHIQDISNLQDEQQREVASFLQALDAKKTALRHRWHLEEAILRCQLETQHGRLYGPLPPLTFTGQSSETTARPPIYIPERSSSLAGPPLS is encoded by the exons ATGGAGCCGAGTCCAACAGCCCTCGGCCCCATCCTCGACGAGGGCCAATACCGATGGGCAGTTCTCCAACAGCcctccgccgaggccgaagaggcgCGGGCGCAACAGCTGGCCGATGAGGCGCGGCAGTTGGGACTGAAAGTGCCGGAGATCGAGGCATCGGCACCCCTGGCCGCTTCAATCGCGTCGGGAATGGTCGATCTTTCCTCTCCGGTGGTCTCGTCGGGATCCTCGACGGATCGCAATTCCATCTGCGGCGATATCACCCCGTCGCGCGAGCCGGCCTCGCACTCCCCCTCGCCGCTCGACCCGGTCGTCTCGTCCTTCTCCGAAATCACCTTCGCCTCCTCCGAACGTGTCAAGCCTAGCAGTACGCGGTCGCTAGCCTCGCTGTCCACCCGTCCAACCTCCTACTGTTCCAGCGAGGGCAAAGCGAACCACCATGGCGGCAGCTCTTACAACCAAAGTGAATGGTTCGCAGCCAGGAAAGCGAAGCGGGGTTCCATGCTCAGTAtcgcctccttcgcctcgtcctccgatAAAAAAGAGAAGCGGCGAAGCAGTTTGAAAGAGGCGATTGGGCGCATATATTTCCGCAGGAAACGGGCTACGTCGGCGGTCGTGCTGCCGCCTGAGTCGCGCGTCACCGTTTCAAAGGGCGAAAATGGAAGCGTGGAACGGATATATCTTGAGTCCAAGCCAGACCCCAGCCAACGTCCAGGAACTGCTCCCGGCGGTAATGCCGATGACTCGTTTCTCCAGCTGGAGATCCCCGTCTTTGACAAAGAAGCTCTCCAGAGGAGCGTGGATGATCCACAGCTGAGCGAGATGTCGGAACGGCACCGTTTGGAAAGAAACCGGCACGTGGCATTCCAGGAAGCCTCcctcagcctcctccgacGCCGGCACCAGGCCGTTTTTATTGCGCGGCAGTCCGAAAACCGGCGTCTGGTGGAAGAACAGGGCGAGAAG AATATTGCCGTCGCCGCCCGGATCGAAGAACGCCAGCTCGCGATAGAATTAGAACAGCAGCGTGAGTTCGAACGCGCCAAGATCAATTCGCGCACACGCATCAAGCACATGGAAGGCTACTTCCGCAATGCCAGTCCGCCTCCGCCTTGCTCACCCACCGCTCCAGCGACGGAGTCTTCCGAATCTATCCCAAGCTCCGATATGACCACCCCGTCGCCAGCACGCCGTTTCACGCGCCAGCAcatggagcagctggagcaACAATACCACGACCACGAGACCATGGATGCGCTGCACGACGCCCGCCTCAAGGTCCTACGCGAACGCCAAGAGCTCAAACTCCAAGAAGCCATTGCGCGCATGGAGCAGGAACTCGAGAAGATGGGCCAGCAGCATATCCAAGATATCAGCAACCTGCAGGACGAGCAGCAGCGCGAAGTGGCCTCTTTCCTACAGGCGTTGGATGCGAAAAAGACGGCTCTTCGGCACCGCTGGCATCTCGAAGAAGCGATCCTCCGTTGCCAACTCGAAACGCAGCATGGTCGGTTGTATGGCCCGCTGCCTCCGCTGACATTTACCGGCCAATCTTCAGAGACGACAGCCAGGCCGCCGATCTATATCCCGGAACGTTCTTCGTCTCTGGCTGGGCCGCCGCTTTCGTGA
- a CDS encoding uncharacterized protein (ID:PFLUO_000255-T1.cds;~source:funannotate): MTYVGFADIEFVLKMIIICQALYGVGLALVKTSMMILYFKLFGSKPSMRIAIYVTGTIVWAWALSIVLESFLICQPIEFNWNPTLPGGKCGNRNAAFVVAGVLNMVTDFMVMALPIPYIWTLQLPIGRRVGLIIAFSLGLFVSAISMVRVVSLLHINFGDVTYTLPLPLMWSIVEEQIAIVAGDPQNNSFSSPRLSNPTMNQPPSPSPDPREGRLDSEITSIRTQIRALHRRRRVLTSSLLTSDPIQKLLQRPRVTTSLDNISSISPLVRAAGSHSDSNHHRIAFGTTAFPFKDPSPTSSGDILGLRIDVCARNGRFAKPYYVLLRRERARGRAGVDAGAGHPRELLRVYRHTVPAFISIAKLEQMYLPPSRRDGGGNRVERGENLNPDEDEEEDDEDGSSKPGQKSGKAARKQDVRGFVRQLRRELVAWHVRVDAVDLLREKLALMESSTNMNTTPVEGTEVVSLSSTALEARYVRLEWEDGRVGRFKLSNTGLVERAIVIGDQGRDKKTEEAMTGSGGRVETILERLREAA; encoded by the exons ATGACTTATGTCGGTTTTGCAGACATTGAGTTTGTACTGAAG ATGATTATTATCTGTCAAGCACTTTACGGGGTCGGTCTCGCCCTTGTCAAAACATCGATGATGATCCTCTACTTCAAGCTTTTCGGCTCAAAGCCGAGTATGAGAATTGCAATCTACGTGACAGGCACGATCGTATGGGCCTGGGCTCTGAGTATTGTTCTAGAGTCGTTTCTTATTTGCCAGCCAATCGAGTTTAACTGGAACCCAACGCTGCCAGGCGGCAAATGCGGCAATCGGAACGCTGCCTTTGTGGTGGCCGGGGTCTTGAACATGGTCACCGACTTCATGGTCATGGCACTGCCAATCCCGTACATCTGGACGTTACAGCTACCGATCGGCCGGAGAGTGGGGTTGATCATAGCATTCTCGCTGGGACTCTT CGTCAGCGCCATTAGCATGGTCCGCGTGGTTAGCCTCCTGCACATCAATTTCGGCGATGTGACATACACCTTGCCCCTTCCTTTGATGTGGAGCATTGTCGAAGAGCAAATCGCCATCGTCGCGG GCGATCCACAGAACAACAGCTTCTCCTCACCTCGCCTCTCCAACCCAACCATGAACCAACCTCCGTCCCCATCCCCGGACCCCCGCGAGGGGCGTTTGGATTCAGAAATCACCTCCATCCGCACCCAAA TCCGcgccctccaccgccgccgccgagtcCTCACATCTAGCCTCCTCACCTCAGACCCAATCCAAAAACTCCTGCAAAGACCACGAGTCACAACATCCCTCGAcaacatctcctccatctcaccCCTCGTCCGCGCAGCAGGATCACACTCCGATTCGAACCACCATCGCATCGCCTTCGGGACGACCGCGTTCCCTTTCAAAGATCCCTCCCCTACGTCCTCGGGGGACATACTAGGTCTGCGCATTGATGTCTGCGCGCGTAATGGGCGTTTCGCGAAACCGTACTATGTTCTCTTGCGTCGGGAACGCGCGCGCGGACGTGCCGGTGTCGATGCCGGTGCGGGGCATCCTCGGGAACTGTTGCGCGTCTATAGGCACACCGTGCCTGCATTTATTTCCATTGCGAAATTGGAGCAGATGTATCTGCCGCCCTCTAGACGCGACGGCGGTGGGAATAGGGTGGAGCGGGGGGAGAATCTGAACcccgacgaagacgaagaagaggatgatgaggacggtTCTTCAAAGCCGGGGCAGAAGTCGGGAAAGGCTGCGCGAAAACAGGACGTGCGCGGGTTCGTTCGCCAACTGCGCCGCGAGCTTGTGGCGTGGCATGTCCgtgttgatgctgttgatcTTCTGCGTGAGAAATTGGCGTTGATGGAGTCAAGCACGAATATGAACACGACACCGGTTGAGGGCACTGAGGTTGTCTCTCTGTCGTCTACGGCGCTGGAGGCGCGGTATGTGCGGCTAGAGTGGGAAGATGGCCGGGTTGGGCGGTTCAAGTTGTCCAATACGGGTCTTGTGGAGAGGGCCATTGTGATTGGGGACCAGGGTCGAGATAAGAAGACTGAAGAGGCTATGACTGGCTCTGGTGGGAGAGTGGAAACTATTCTCGAACGACTGCGTGAGGCTGCCTAG
- a CDS encoding uncharacterized protein (ID:PFLUO_000256-T1.cds;~source:funannotate) — MAPLNTESIEGLESKPFDFVIVGGGTAGLVVANRLTEDPSVSVIVLEAGTNRLDDPRVMVPGLGVAAFEDADFDWNFRSIAQEQLNGRKLLASKGRTLGGSSAINFGMVIYPSRSGLNAWEALGNHGWGWDGLSPYIRKFQKGTPPSDATREFFKGMKYDQKDQGTDGPVQVSFGDQYMPYHAAWMETFKTLGYPQVDDPINGAGTGPFVTPGAVDLTTHTRSHAGAAYLGPEAQARPNLRVVTGALVQKIVLERRDVGVTATGVQFLKDQKTYTISAKKEVILAAGATQTPQILELSGIGDEKVLQAHGIAPIINNPSVGENMQDHGIIPFVYEVADGLPSGDMARDPAVAAAAMAAYQKDGSGPLGMVPFVSAFMPCVNFPEGEREQLLQSIQTSIESPSTPRAQKKQFEVMQELLRDPSEPTTQYIMAPFQMLAREGDNPKRLFGMGHPGFFISLASLLSYPLSRGSVHIQSSNAEAAPIIDHGTLRHPVDLGYHARHCMWLDKIAETEPMVSLLKKGGERLHTPGPLTDLEEAKELCKELVLSMYHVSGTCAMMPQEDGGVVDHHLKVYGTMNVRVVDASIFPLVPRGNIQAVVYAVAEKAADIIKHDLK; from the exons ATGGCGCCATTGAATACAGAGTCCATTGAAGGACTCGAGAGCAAGCCGTTCGACTTTGTCATTGTCGGCGGAGGAACTGCGGGCCTGGTGGTGGCCAACAGACTGACAGAAGACCCTAGTGTCAGTGTCATTGTCCTGGAAGCAGGGACCAATCGTCTCGATGATCCTCGAGTTATGGTGCCGGGCTTAGGGGTGGCCGCGTTTGAGGATGCAGACTTCGATTGGAACTTTCGATCAATTGCTCAG GAACAACTCAACGGTCGCAAACTCCTAGCAAGCAAAGGTCGCACGCTCGGAGGTTCCTCAGCTATTAATTTTGGTATGGTTATCTACCCTTCCCGTTCCGGATTGAATGCATGGGAGGCATTGGGAAACCACGGCTGGGGCTGGGATGGCCTGTCCCCCTATATTCGCAAGTTTCAAAAGGGTACTCCACCGTCGGATGCAACCCGTGAATTTTTCAAGGGGATGAAGTATGATCAGAAGGATCAAGGTACCGATGGCCCTGTGCAGGTGTCATTTGGAGACCAATATATGCCGTATCATGCTGCGTGGATGGAGACGTTCAAAACATTGGGATATCCACAAGTCGATGATCCGATCAACGGTGCTGGTACTGGTCCCTTCGTGACTCCAGGTGCAGTCGATTTAACGACCCACACTAGGAGCCATGCTGGAGCTGCTTATCTAGGGCCGGAAGCCCAGGCTCGACCAAACCTACGAGTTGTGACAGGGGCCTTGGTTCAAAAGATTGTGCTCGAGAGACGAGATGTCGGAGTCACTGCCACTGGCGTTCAATTCCTAAAGGACCAGAAAACGTACACCATTTCAGCCAAAAAAGAAGTCATTCTTGCCGCAGGAGCAACGCAAACGCCTCAGATTTTGGAGCTGTCCGGTATTGGAGATGAGAAGGTTCTCCAGGCTCACGGCATTGCCCCGATTATTAACAACCCTAGCGTTGGGGAGAATATGCAAGACCACGGCATTATCCCCTTTGTATACGAAGTTGCGGATGGGCTTCCGTCCGGTGATATGGCCAGGGATCCCGCCGTCGCTGCCGCCGCAATGGCTGCTTATCAGAAGGATGGCTCCGGCCCCTTAGGCATGGTTCCTTTTGTCTCCGCGTTTATGCCATGTGTGAACTTCCCCGAGGGAGAGCGTGAGCAACTACTTCAAAGTATCCAAACGTCTATCGAAAGCCCCAGCACTCCTCGAGCACAGAAGAAGCAATTCGAGGTAATGCAGGAGCTGCTTAGAGACCCATCAGAACCTACAACACAGTACATCATGGCGCCGTTCCAGATGCTGGCCCGAGAAGGCGATAACCCTAAGCGTCTGTTTGGTATGGGTCATCCAGGATTTTTCATCAGCTTAGCCTCCCTCCTTAGTTATCCGTTGTCCCGTGGATCGGTCCACATCCAGTCTAGCAATGCGGAAGCTGCTCCCATTATTGACCATGGAACCCTACGTCATCCAGTTGACCTAGGATATCATGCTCGCCACTGCATGTGGTTGGACAAGATTGCAGAGACTGAACCAATGGTATCTCTCCTGAAGAAAGGAGGTGAGCGACTGCACACACCGGGGCCACTGACAGACTTGGAGGAAGCCAAGGAACTGTGCAAAGAACTTGTTCTGTCTATGTACCATGTTAGTGGAACTTGTGCAATGATGCCTCaggaggatggtggtgtcgTGGATCATCATCTCAAGGTTTATGGGACTATGAATGTGAGAGTCGTGGACGCCAGTATCTTTCCACTGGTACCTAGGGGAAACATTCAGGCTGTTGTGTACGCGGTTGCAGAAAAGGCGGCGGATATTATCAAGCACGACCTGAAATAG
- a CDS encoding uncharacterized protein (ID:PFLUO_000257-T1.cds;~source:funannotate), producing MNAKIDDIILNLYSTAIRLSDMHRLPQGMTNGRPPQYDSTTPSKHIPVEENTWPLFRHLVELNEALKRVIAPPLDTTQREQLWKLITARFREHELPSQGTHLMFSMDFRVKDKKHLREYSQQTLKQRQTAYRTESLSPTIRRRVYSHDEGTGLATLRLDPNGEEEILYTVDVVTKSGTRWIVSTKEGAEWGIVQHQEELPIEDTRFLTSMAYLRIEFSTSDDAKLFQDALEKFFAGLDLSALDEPKSPRLPSPQPTMKPSSGTSIQSQISSPPPPSVESPPPPPSMEAKNLDYRIRGIKLDCSSSDLLSFIGRKLDLEASIVGRVKSLAISYTGESKVAVISLKPTPTCLLTGGRDEWIFEPTSEHDDTHITVDTHFRGVTVLYAPPRNIPHTIDICAVAGLGGHAWGSFKHKGTTESFMWVLDALSKHLPYARIMTYGSKTKLDGNESTQSLEELGVLLRSEMRNVTRRRSPSTLNSASPRLGASFAVPSFFIAHSLGGLTVKEALLQEKEHPELGSFIDNLHGALFFGVPSHGMNIKVLEAMIKGQPNESLVKSISYQSQTLQELSRKFKSNFANRKPKIIYFYEMEPSFWPMKLDNGQWKMAGTPKKILVDKDSATDGELWSAGHVNTHPLNRNHSDLVKFSSPNDDDFQRVLSELMKLMENAEAGEEEEEG from the exons ATGAATGCAAAGATTGACGACATCATCCT GAACCTCTACTCAACTGCCATACGACTTTCCGACATGCATCGACTCCCGCAAGGGATGACCAACGGACGTCCTCCACAGTATGACAGCACGACGCCGTCAAAGCATATTCCTGTCGAGGAGAATACTTGGCCGCTCTTCCGACATCTTGTTGAACTCAATGAAGCTCTCAAGAGAGTAATAGCTCCACCGCTGGATACAACACAGCGTGAACAGCTCTGGAAGTTGATCACTGCCCGATTTCGAGAGCATGAGTTGCCTTCACAGGGAACACACTTAATGTTCTCCATGGACTTTCGAGTAAAGGACAAAAAACATCTTCGGGAATATTCTCAGCAGACCTTGAAGCAGCGGCAGACTGCGTATCGTACAGAGTCACTGAGTCCCACTATTCGGAGACGTGTCTATAGCCATGATGAAGGCACCGGCTTAGCAACTCT TCGATTGGACCCCAATGGCGAAGAGGAGATTTTATATACCGTCGATGTCGTTACCAAGTCTGGGACAAGGTGGATAGTCAGTACCAAAGAGGGCGCAGAGTGGGGGATTGTACAGCACC aggaggagctgcCTATAGAGGATACGCGATTCCTGACCTCCATGGCTTACCTGAGGATCGAGTTCTCAACATCTGATG ATGCCAAATTGTTTCAAGACGCATTGGAGAAATTCTTTGCTGGCCTCGATCTAAGTGCCCTGGATGAACCAAAGTCTCCCAGGTTGCCCTCGCCGCAGCCAACGATGAAGCCGTCTAGCGGTACAAGCATTCAATCACAGATatcctctcctccacctccttctgTGGAATCcccccctccacctccttctaTGGAGGCAAAGAATCTGGATTACCGGATTCGAGGCATAAAGCTTGATTGTTCAAGTTCCGATCTGCTGTCTTTCATAGGCCGCAAGCTCGATCTCGAAGCCAGCATTGTTGGGCGCGTCAAGTCCCTTGCCATCAGCTACACAGGAGAATCCAAAGTGGCAGTAATCTCATTAAAACCTACACCGACCTGCCTTTTAACAGGAGGAAGAGACGAATGGATCTTTGAACCAACTTCCGAGCATGATGACACACACATTACCGTTGACACACACTTCCGTGGAGTGACTGTCCTTTACGCGCCTCCTCGGAACATCCCTCACACCATCGA CATTTGCGCCGTTGCCGGCCTTGGCGGCCACGCCTGGGGGTCCTTCAAGCACAAAGGAACAACCGAATCGTTCATGTGGGTTTTAGATGCGCTATCGAAACATCTTCCATATGCCAGAATTATGACTTACGGCTCCAAGACCAAGCTCGATGGGAACGAGTCAACCCAGAGCCTGGAAGAATTGGGAGTGTTACTCCGAAGTGAAATGCGGAATGTGACCAGAAGACGTTCTCCGTCTACTTTGAACTCTGCATCGCCCCGTCTGGGGGCGTCCTTCGCAGTTCCCTCCTTTTTCATTGCCCATAGTCTAGGCGGGTTGACCGTAAAAGAG GCGCTACTGCAAGAGAAGGAACATCCAGAATTGGGCAGTTTTATCGACAATCTCCACGGGGCGCTGTTCTTTGGCGTCCCCAGTCACGGCATGAATATCAAGGTGCTGGAAGCCATGATCAAAGGCCAGCCCAACGAGTCTCTGGTTAAATCAATCAGTTATCAGTCACAGACATTGCAAGAACTCAGTCGAAAGTTTAAGTCCAATTTTGCGAACCGAAAGCCCAAAATCATATATTTCTATGAAATGGAGCCATCTTTCTGGCCCATGAAG CTTGACAATGGACAATGGAAGATGGCAGGTACCCCGAAGAAAATCCTAGTTGATAAAGATTCGGCCACGGATGGAGAGTTGTGGAGTGCAGGACATGTCAACACCCATCCGTTGAATCGTAATCATTCAGACCTCGTGAAATTCAGTAGCCCCAATGATGACGATTTCCAGCGGGTGTTGAGTGAGTTGATGAAGCTGATGGAGAATGccgaagctggagaagaggaagaggagggatGA
- a CDS encoding uncharacterized protein (ID:PFLUO_000258-T1.cds;~source:funannotate): MTRKNGSLTRRRSKPSLHVATGQNGHANGTMNSNIEMRKRDTSAEDSSVRTGRLMSRDTFSLDEDTPAPQTPAMSNTSFHNLPASDRHNFLLLCLLYFLQGVPMGLATGSVPFLLKPHLSYGQIGVFSLASYPYSLKLFWSPIVDAVWSTRFGRRKSWITPVQVIAGLAMIYLGGHIGDMMEKAGANGGAGVWNFTYWWFTLVFFCATQDIAVDGWAISLMSPPNISYASTAQTVGLTAGHFLSYTVFLAFNSQDFANRWFRSTPSEGGLLSLGSYLTFWGWSYLIVTLGLALFKREERSKERDSIMDVYKSMWNVLKLKNIQTIIFIHLIAKIGFQANDGVTSLKLLDKGFGQDNMALVVLIDFPFEIMLGYYAGKWSTEYTPMRLWGWAFSGRLAAAVLAQFTVIIYPGGHDDAVPVWYLLTVILEHVVSTFMNTVMFVSISAFHARIADPAIGGTYMTLLATVSNLGGTFPRIFVLKLVDLLTVATCIPPTVAPPASNLKGEVITSAFSCAIEPEKNRCINGGGVCHTERDGYYLTNMICVLIGTVTFIMFIKPAAMRLQSLPLRAWRLVSNERD, from the exons ATGACACGCAAGAACGGCAGCCTCACCCGACGGCGCTCCAAACCCAGCCTGCACGTGGCGACCGGCCAGAACGGCCATGCGAACGGCACCATGAACAGCAACATCGAAATGCGCAAGCGGGACACTTCGGCGGAGGACTCGTCTGTGCGAACCGGCCGCCTCATGTCGCGCGACACCTTCTCCCTCGATGAAGATACTCCCGCGCCCCAAACGCCCGCCATGTCCAACACGAGCTTCCACAATCTCCCCGCCAGTGACCGACACAATTTCCTGTTGCTGTGCCTGCTATATTTCCTGCAAGGCGTGCCCATGGGTCTGGCCACTGGTTCGGTGCCTTTCCTGCTCAAGCCACACCTCTCCTACGGTCAGATTGGCGTGTTCTCACTCGCCTCGTACCCATACTCCCTCAAATTGTTCTGGAGTCCTATCGTTGACGCGGTCTGGAGCACTCGGTTCGGACGCCGGAAGAGCTGGATCACTCCGGTCCAAGTTATTGCCGGCCTAGCGATGATCTACCTGGGTGGCCACATCGGGGACATGATGGAGAAGGCTGGGGCGAACGGTGGCGCGGGCGTCTGGAATTTTACCTACTGGTGGTTTACGCTGGTGTTTTTCTGCGCTACGCAGGATAtcgcggtggatggatgggccATCAGCCTGATGTCTCCGCCGAATATCTCCTACGCGTCGACGGCGCAAACCGTGGGCTTGACGGCCGGTCATTTCCTGTCGTACACCGTATTCCTCGCATTCAACTCGCAAGATTTTGCCAATAGGTGGTTCCGCAGCACCCCGAGTGAGGGCGGCTTGCTGTCCCTGGGCTCCTATCTCACTTTCTGGGGGTGGTCGTATCTGATCGTCACTCTTGGTCTGGCCCTGTTCAAGCGGGAGGAACGCAGCAAGGAGCGCGATAGCATCATGGATGTCTACAAGAGCATGTGGAATGTGTTGAAGCTGAAGAACATTCAGACTATCATTTTCATCCATCTGATTGCAAAGATTGGTTTCCAGGCCAATGACGGCGTGACCAGCCTGAAACTCCTCGACAAGGGCTTTGGTCAGGATAACATGGCCTTGGTGGTCCTGATTGATTTCCCCTTCGAGATCATGCTGGGCTACTATGCCGGCAAATGGTCCACTGAATATACTCCGATGCGTCTATGGGGATGGGCGTTTTCCGGCCGGCTGGCAGCTGCCGTGCTGGCTCAAttcaccgtcatcatctaTCCCGGTGGCCACGACGATGCCGTCCCGGTTTGGTACTTGTTGACCGTCATTTTGGAGCATGTGGTTTCAACATTCATGAACACGGTCATGTTCGTGTCCATCTCAGCCTTCCATGCGCGCATTGCCGACCCAGCCATTGGGGGAACATACATGACCCTCTTAGCAAC GGTCTCCAATCTGGGCGGAACATTTCCACGGATTTTCGTCCTTAAGCTTGTCGACCTCCTGACCGTGGCTACTTGCATCCCTCCCACCGTGGCCCCTCCGGCCTCCAACCTGAAAGGCGAGGTCATCACTTCCGCCTTTTCCTGTGCCATTGAGCCTGAAAAGAACCGCTGCATCAACGGCGGCGGGGTCTGTCATACTGAACGCGACGGTTACTACCTCACTAACATGATCTGTGTGCTCATCGGCACCGTCACTTTTATCATGTTCATCAAGCCGGCCGCTATGAGGCTGCAGAGTCTGCCACTGCGCGCGTGGCGACTGGTGAGCAATGAGCGTGACTGA
- a CDS encoding uncharacterized protein (ID:PFLUO_000259-T1.cds;~source:funannotate) — protein MTSTHSDAVDNSLDDIFGSSPPPERRDERVWNNPDSNATAEPSDLPSLRRQHVTAGYRDGVSASKSEHVQRGFDAGFPVGAQLGMRAGTVLGILEGILHGLEDRSSSGVVKKPPPQGMSMSTEISTDDSTSVEMAEARRKKKEQVLSLYQMAVKELDVQSVFTGAEAGSPATIEKTGERAETQLAQKGDAVIARWEERVAVPQWEENMEALEEKEKEKEKEKERSQGDRESKAAQS, from the coding sequence ATGACCTCAACCCACTCCGACGCGGTGGACAATTCTCTAGACGATATTTTCGgctcctctccaccaccagaaagaagagacgagCGCGTTTGGAATAATCCCGACTCCAACGCCACGGCCGAGCCTTCCGACCTCCCGTCGCTACGCCGACAGCACGTCACCGCGGGGTATCGCGACGGAGTCTCCGCATCGAAGAGCGAGCATGTACAGCGTGGATTTGATGCGGGATTTCCCGTTGGCGCGCAGCTGGGTATGAGAGCAGGAACAGTTCTTGGGATTCTAGAGGGGATTTTGCATGGATTGGAGGATCGATCGAGCTCGGGGGTGGTCAAAAAGCCGCCACCACAGGGCATGAGCATGAGCACGGAAATATCTACGGACGACTCAACCAGtgtggagatggccgaaGCGCGtcggaaaaagaaagagcaGGTGCTCAGTCTATACCAGATGGCTgtcaaggagctggacgtGCAGTCGGTCTTTACAGGGGCCGAGGCAGGGTCGCCTGCAACTATTGAGAAAACAGGGGAGCGCGCGGAGACCCAACTTGCTCAGAAGGGAGATGCTGTCATTGCGAGGTGGGAGGAAAGGGTTGCTGTGCCGCAATGGGAGGAGAATATGGAGGCCCtagaggagaaggagaaggagaaggagaaggagaaggaacgGAGCCAGGGCGATAGGGAGAGCAAGGCCGCGCAGAGCTGA